GCGCGGCTGGAGGGGAAGCGATCAGCGGCGTCGGCGAAGAGACAACAGTCCGAGCACGCTCAATGCCGTCGCCGAAGCCGGCTCAGGAATGACCTCGGCGTACGTCGTGGCGATGCGAAGGCTGTCGATAGTGACCTCAGGAGCCCTGGACACGCCGCCACCGCCACGACGGACCCGGAAGGTGTCCAGTGCGGAGATTCCGGTGTCGACGACGATCGACGAATCTGCGACAAGCGGTTCCGTGCTTCCGGGGTTCAGGAACAGCTCTACCGTGTCGTAGTTGCCTGACGGGTCCGACTTGCTCGCCTTCAGAACGATCGTGTTGAGCGCGTTTCCGACGCTCACGTTACCGCCATTAACGCTTGAACCGTCGCGGCCACGCGATCGCACTGCAGGGCCTCCGTCGTTGGTGGAGGTGAACCCAAGACTGTTGTTGTCGTCCGTATCGTCTGAGAAGTTGAACCAAACGAACTCAGCGTTCCCAAAAGCAACGTCAACTGCGAAGTAGAGATCGCCTGTCTGACTGGCGAAAGTCCGGCTGATTTGTCCATCGTTCGAAGGGTTGTTGTCGACGCCATTCACCTCGTACGAGACGACGTTGTTACCCAACTGGTCGATGACGTCCCACGTGTTGTCGGTGGCATCCCAACCGTCCTGGCCGAAGACGCTGGCTCCGCTCGTGAACGTTGGGGCTTCAAAGTTGGCTTCATAGAGCACCGCAGCCGAGGCTGTCGTTGCCGCGATGGATGCGGTGGCCGCTGAGAGCACGGCGAGATTCAATTGCTTCTTCATCGGTTTCCTCCGGGAGTAGAGATCGAGCCCGGACGGCCGAGCTCGTGTGCTCCAAAAAAGATACCAAAAATGTCTTCGCTGTCAAGCCGATTCCTCAGGATTCCGTCCAACTGATCCGCCGATCGCGTAGAGCCAGCCGTCTGAGGCCGCGACAAACAGCCGGCCTCCGGCGATCGCTGGGACCGCCTCGTCGACCGTGTCGCCCAGACGCGTCCGCCACACCACGTTGCCCTCCGAATCGACGCAGCGCACGAAGCAGTCGGCGGTCGAAGCGACGACCATTCGACCCTCGCCGTCGACGATCGGCGACGTCAGTGCCCCGCCATCCGTGGACCACAGCAGCCGGCCCGTTCGTCGCTCCAGGCAGTGCGTCTCCGCGGCCAAACCACTCGCACTTGGCCAGACGCCGTCACTGATCCAGATCCGGTCCTTCGTGACAGCCGGCGTGCTGTTGAGCCGGCGACCCTTTGCGACGGCACGCCGCCACTTGAGCACGCCGGTTGCAGCATCGAGCGCGATGAGCGTGCTGCCCATGTTCGTCAAAGTCAGCTCGCCCCCGTCCAGCACCGGTGCCCCGCTGTCGGGTGCGCCGTCGGTCCCGTTCTTCCAGATGAGCGATCCGTCTGTGACGTTCAACGCGTAGGTCAAACCATTCCACGAACCGAAGTAAGCGACCTCGCCATCCGTCGGCGGCATCGGGTGGCAGGCGGCGCCGGTTCGAAATCGCCATCGCGCAAAGCCAGTTCGAAGATCGAGGCCGAAGATGTCGCCGTCGACGGTCGGCACGAGCACCACATCGCCCGCGACGTTCGGGCTCGACCAACACCAGCCGACCGTCTGTCGCCATATCTCGTCTCCTGTCTCGGCGTCCAACGCGAAGAACGTGTCGTCGCCGCCCTGTTGCCCGAAGAGCACAACCGCTCGGTCATCAACGCTTGTCACATGCGGATGACTGCTGATGGCGCTCCCGACTTCGAATCGCCAGCACAGCTTGCCAGACGCCGCGTCGTAGCTCTTCAGGCAGGCGTCCGGGCCGCCGAGATAGACGCGACCGTCTCGGACCGTCGGGCCACTCTGGTAGTAACCACCGCCACCGAACGAGTCGCTCGGAACGAACTCGACGCCTCGTCCGACGTCTGCGGTGACGCCCGCAATCAGTTGTTTGACGAATCGGACCTGTCCGGTCGTCGCATCGAACACGTGCAATCGCAGATCGCTCGAGACCGCCGCGACGAGATCCTCTCCTGCCGCCAAATCGGCAAGGATCGCATGCGTGCTGATCTGCTTCCGCCAGAGCTCTTTGCCAGTGACCAGATCAAATCCGTAGCCGACGCCGTTCCAGTCGACGCAGACCACAACACCGCCGACGACAAACGGCCGCGATCGCAGCCAGCCTTCGGTCTTCTGCTGCCATCGAGTTGTGCCTGACGCCAAGTCGATCGCGAACAGCGCGCCTGCCAGCCCCGGTCCACTGGAACCGACGAGAACCGTGTCACCCTCGACATGCGGCTTCGAAAAGAGCAGGGACGCATGCGGCTCTGGAGGACAGACCGACACGGTCCAGCGAGTCTCGCCATCGTTTGAAACCAGCGAGACGCAGCCATCGTTGGAACCGACGACGATCCCTTCGCCGCAGTGCGACGGCTGATTCGCCGCTGCTCTAAGCCGGTGCCGCCAGCGTGTCGATCCGTCGGCGAGTTCAATGCCGAGCAGTTCGCCGTCGCGTGTCGCAGCGATCACGAGCCGCTGCTCAATAAGCAGAAGCGGCTCGGTGTCGATCGATCCGACAAAGGTGGACCAGCGACGTTCACCGCTCGTCGCGTTCCACGCTTCAACGCGTTCCATCGGGCGTGTCAACGGCGGCCGGTGTTGGATGTGCTGCGTGCCGGCGAGCGTGACGAAGACGTCCTCATTCCCGACAGCAACAGCGGTCCCCAGGCGGTAGTCGACGTGGCCGACATCGATGCGGCGAAGGAAAGACCCATCCTCACGCGAGAAACCCAGCAGGTGCTTGTGCGCCGCAGGTCCGCCGCTGCCGATCTCGCGAACGAGCACCTCGTCGTCGAGCAGGATCGGCGTCGACGCGGCGGCGGGCTTTCCGTAAGGATGCATGATCGGCGAGTCGTCCTCCGTCATCGGCCGACGTGCACGCCAGACTTCGTCACCGGTGTCGAGGTCGAAACAGATCGCATGGTGTCTCATGCCCGGCGACGCGACGTAGACGCGGCCGTCTTTTGCCACGGGTGCGGCCTTCCAACGCAGCCCGGCCGCGGCTCGCCACGCCACGCCGCCATCGGTCGGGCCGCTGGCCGACGTCACACCTGTCTGTCCCGCATCGTTGTGGAAGTGAGGCCAGTCGCTCTCATCTACTCCCGAGGCAGAAGCTTGTCCTTTGATCTCCCGGACCACCTCCCCGCGCGATGCGAGGTCCTCGAGGATGGCAAAGCCCTTGTCAACAGCCGCAAGAACCGCTGGGTTCCCCGTCTTTCCGCCGCGAAGGTGCGACTCGTGCAACGGTTCAAGGACCGAACCATCGTGTCCGAGTCGCTGGAGCAGCCGGCACCACGAATAGAGGATCTCCATTCGACGCCCAAACGTTGCAGGCGTCGTCGGGCTGGCCCGAACCTCGCGTCGAACGAAGTCGATCTCGTGGTCGCCGGTCAGGACCACTGCTTGCTGTACGAGCCGAGGCGAATCGCGGCGGTCTTCGTTTCGGTGTACTCCAGCACGCTGTGCGGCCCGAGCTCTCGACCAAGGCCCGACATCTTGTAACCGCCGAACGGCAACTCCGGCGCGCCGGCGAGGAACGTGTTGACCCAGACCGTGCCGGCACGCAACCGGCGCATGACGCGCAGGGCGCGGTCGTTGTTTTCGGTCCAGACGCTTGCGGACAGCCCATAGCTGGTGCCGTTCGCGACGCGAACGGCCTCGTCTTCGGTCTTCACGCGGAGGACGACGAGCACCGGGCCGAAGACTTCGAAGCTGGCAACGTCCATGTCGGGCGTGACGTGATCCAGCACGACCAGCGGCAGGAAGTTGCCATGGCCAGGCGCGTCTCCTCGAAACGCCACGACCGCCCCGTCCTTCTCAGCTGCCTCGACGGCGGTCACGATGCGGTCGCGCTGCTTGTCGTTGATGATCGCACCGACCTGCGTTGCTTCGTCGGACGGATCGCCGACCTTGACGAGCTTCGCGGCATCGACGACGCGGCGAACCAGGTCGTCCGCAACGGACTCGTGCACGACCACGCGGCTGCCAGCGTTGCAGCACTCGCCCATGTTGAAGAACGCACCGTGCAGCACCGCGTCGGCAGCAGCGTCGAGGTCGGCATCGTCGAACACGAGTTGCGGGTTCTTCCCGCCGAGTTCGAGCGCGACCTTCTTGAGATTGCCCGCTGCGACAGCGGCGACCTTCTGGCCGACGGCGGTCGATCCGGTGAACGAGACGAAGTCGACGTCGTCGTGCTCTGCAAGCGTTTGCCCGACGGGATCGCCGTAGCCGGTGACAACGTTGCACACGCCGTCCGGTAGCCCGGCCTCTTTCAAGATGGCAGCGAGGCCCAGCGTCGTCGCACTCGTCAACTCGCTTGGCTTCAACACGGCCGTACACCCAGCGGCCAAGGCGAACGGCAGCTTTTGGCTAATGATCAGCAGCGGGAAGTTCCACGGCGTGACAAGTCCGCACACGCCGATCGGCTCGCGCAGTGTCAGGCCGAGCATCGACTCGCCGAGCGTGTTGGTCGTCTCGCCGTGCAGATGCCGGCAGAGCGCGGCCGCGTAGTCCCAGATGCCAGCCGACCACTCCATCTCGTTACGCGCCTGACTGATCGGCTTGCCGCTTTCGGCCGACTCGTGTCGAGCCAGCTCGTCGGCATCGCGACGAATGAACGCCGCGACCTTCGAAAGCAACGCCTGACGTTCGGCACCGGTCGCGTGCGACCACGGTCCGTCGTCGAACGCCTCGCGTGCAGCCGCGATCGCTTGCTCGACATGCTGCTTTGTGCCATTGGCGTAGGTTGAGACGAGTTGGCCCGTGGCCGGGTTGTGTCGCTCGATACGTTCGGCCGACTCGACGGCTTGGCCGTTGATGACGTGCTGGTAGTGGGTGGCGGTCATGCCGAGCCTCCGATGATGTTGCGGTGTTGCAGGTCGTCGATCCGGACTGCGTCGAAGCCGAGTTCTTCGAGGATCACCCGCGAATCCGCCCCGAGATCTGGCGGCGGACCGTCGTGCGTCGGCGGCGTGTCGTGCAGACGGATCGGCGTCCCCAGGACGTCGAGCCTGCCGGCACGCGGATGGTCGAGACCGACCACCATGCCGTTGTGCCGAACCTGCGGATCGTTTGCCGCGGTTTTGAAGTCGTTGACGCGCGCGCACAGGACGCCCTTCGGTTCAAGCTCCGCGATCCACTCGTCGGTCGTGCGTGTACGAAAACGCTCAGCGAGGAGCTCGTTGAGCTTGCCGCTGTTTTCGATCTGCCGATCTTCCGTCGCAAACTCGTCACGCTCCGAGAGGTCATCGAAGCCGAGGGCCTGGCTGATGTCGCGGAGGGCGTTGTCGCTGAAGACGGGCGACACTTCGATCGCACCGTCGCTGGTCAGGAAGGCCTTGTTAATCGCACGCTCCGTCCCACCGACACGCGCCGGCTCGTCGATCTTGTCTTCGTTCAACTCGACGGCCGCCTCCCACGCATGGGCGTGCATGGCAACGCTCAGCAGATCGGTCGTCACGCGTTGCCCACGCCCCGTTCTGTCGCGGCCGTGGAGCGCGGTCAAGATGCCGATCAGCAGATTCAAGCCGGCCGGATAGTCGACGCTGATGCCACCCGGAATCGGCGGCTTGCCCTGGCCTTGATCGATGAACCAACCCGCTTCCGCCCGGGCCATCATGTCGTGGCCGCCGCGCTTGCGATCGACGTAGGGCCCGCTGTCGCCCCAGCCGCTGCTAGCGGCGTAGATCAGCTGCGGGTTTCGCTCGCTCAGGTCCTCGTACCCGAGTCCAAGCTTCTCCATCACGCCGCCGCGGAAGTTGTGGACGAGGACGTCTGCCCGATCGATCAACTCGAGGATGACCGACATGCCATCGGGCTGCTTCATGTCGACCGTCAGGCTCCGCTTGTTGCGGTTGAGGTTCGCAAACGGAAGGCTGACGCCTTTGACGAATGGGCCCCACGCCCGGCTCCAGTCGCCGCTGCCGGGCCGCTCGACCTTGATGACATCCGCGCCGTAATCGGCCAGCAGTTGCGTCGCGACCGGGCCCTGGTAGACATGGCTGAAGTCGATGACTCGCAAGTCGCTGAGCGGGAGATCGTTGGTTGGCGTCACTTGTTCCGGCTCCTCTTGGCAAGAAACGCGGAAAGCCGCGCGGCGGCGTCGGGGTCGCGCGCGCACGCAGCAGAGTGATGTGCCTCGGCCTTGCGATTGGCTTCGTGGGCCGCCTCGGAAGCGTCGTTGAGGATCGCCTTCATCGTGGCGAGCGATGCAGCGTTCATCTCGCAAACACGACGGGCGTAGCCGGCGATCGCTGCATCGAGCGACGTCGGACTCTCATGCAGCGCGTCGACAAGGCCGACGTCTTTCGCCGCTTGGCCGTCAAGCACGTCGGCGACGAAGAAGAGCCGCTTTGCCGTCGCAGCACCAACGCGATCCGGAAGACGACGCGTCCCGCCCCAACCTGGCACGAAGCCGAGCGAGGCCTCGGTCAGCCCGAGCCTGGCGGATGTGTCGCAGAAGATCAGATCGCAGGACAAAGCGAGCTCAAGCCCGCCGCCAACGGCATGGCCGCAGACGCGGGCGATCGTCGGCACCGGCAGCCGCTCCAGCCGTCGAAACACGTCGTGGCCCTTCCGTACCCACGGCCCGATCGTCTCGGCATCGAGCGTCCGGAGGGCGTCGATGTTCGCCCCGACGCAGAAGTAGCGATCGACCGCGCTCCGCACGACGACCAGACGGGGCGTTGTCCGTTCAACGTCGCCGAGCGCTTCGTCCAACGCATCGAGAACCGAGCCGTCAAGCGTCGGCGGCTTGCCCGTCGGGGGGACGAGCGACACCTCGGCAGTGTCGCCGTCTCGCCGGAGTTGGATCGTTGTCGCGTCGGCCACGAGACTCGTTTCAGACGATGTGCTGGCGAAGCGATCTGACGGCTGAGACGCGGTCGCCCTTTCCAATGCGCCGGACAATCTCAGCGTGCTCGTCGTAGCTCTCGACGAGCGCGTGGTGCCGCGAGTAGCGCAGCAGCATCTGCGACATCGTCGGCAGCCAGTGGTCGAGCAACGCCCCGTCGTCGGCCGACGCGACGATGGTGCGGTGGAAGCTCATGTCGAGCCTGACAACCTCGCTCAGATCGCCCTTCCGACACGCCCGGCGATACTCGGGCAGACCATCAGACAGCGCGCCCCTCAGCGGATCGATGCCCTCAGCGAACGCCTGCTCCAACGCGCTGGTCTCCAATGTCCGCCGGACCGCGACGAGCGTCCGCCGCTTGAACGCCGACGGCGGATTCGCCACCCGAACGCCGGCATTGGGGCGAGCCTCGACGAGCCCTTCGTGTTCGAGCCTCGCGAAGACGTCACGAATCTTGGCTCGACTGCTCTTGAGCGACTTGGCATGCGCAATCTCCCTGAGCCGATCCTGCGGCTGCAACGCCCCGGTCACGATTTGCAGCCGGAGCACATCGAGCAGATCTCCAGCACTTTCGCGCATGCATCACATATCTAACGCGTGATCAACGATTGTCAACAATGTGCGTGTAATTGCCGTCAATTTATTGTCCGTTGTTTGGCGTACAGACGATCGCCGCGCGATCGAGTTCGCTCGTCGCGGTTCCGAAGGTGTTCTTGGACGCGGAAACCCGTTGGCCCCCATTGGCCCTCAGGGATTCGAACCCCGACTAACTGGACCAGAACCAGTCGTGCTACCGTTACACCAAGGGCCAGGTGCCGGCGACTCTAGTCACGCCTCCAGCGGTTTGGCGAGGCGGGTACGGAAGCCTTCCACCTCTTCAGCGAGACCTTCGGCGGGGGACGGGTACTGACTTCTTGCCGAGCGCAGTGTGTCGCGGACAAGGCCCGTGACGAGGTAGTCGCGGTACCACTTCTGATCGGCGGGAATCGCAAACCACGGGGCGGCCTCCGTGCTCGTCGCAGAAACCGCGTCGCTGAACGCGGCCTGATAGTCGTGCCAGCGCTCGCGCTCGTCGAGGTCGGACGCGGAAAACTTCCACCACTTCGTCGGGTCGTTCAGCCGGTCTTGAAACCGGTCGGCCTGCTCGTCGGGCGAGAGGTTCAGGAAGATCTTCAGCACGATCGTCCCCTCGGCCGCGAGCATCGACTCGAAGTGCACGATCTGCTCGTATCGCTTCGACCAGACCGTCTCCGGCACGAGGCCCTTCACACGTTCTACGAGGACGGCCTCGTAGTGGCTGCGATTGTGGATCGAGATCATGCCGCCGGCCGGGCATCGTTCGTGGTGTCGCCAGAGGAAATCGTGGCTCTTTTCAAGGTCGGTCGGCTGCTTGAACGACCAGACGCGGACGCCCTGCGGATTGAGATTGCCAAAACACCGGCGGATGGTCGAGTCCTTCCCGCCGGCATCGATGGCCTGGAGCAGGACGAGCAGCGACTTGGACCCGTCGGCGTAAAAGACGTTCTGCAGCTCGCGAAGCTCTTCGACGTGCTCCTTCGTCTTGGCTTTTGCGGCAGCTTTGTCGAGCTTGGCGTCGCGTGCATCGGTGGCCAGATTAAGCTTGAACGCACGATCCGGAACCCCCGGTTTCGTCGCGACTGGCACCCGAAACGGCTCGACAGGCTTGAACGGCATCGCGTCAAGCTATCGGATTTAGCCGCCCGCGTGAGCGGGCGCTTTCTCGTCAGATGCGTCCGCTCACGCGGGCGACTCACTACCGTTTTGCATGAAGCTCTACACCCGCACCGGCGACGACGGCACCACCGGGCTCATCGGCGGCGGACGCGTCGGCAAAGACGACCTTCGGCTCGACGCGTATGGCACCGTCGACGAGCTCAACGCCCTCCTGGGTCTGGCAGCGTCGACGGGCGGCGATCTGCCGTTGATCGCGCAGGTGCAGAGCGACCTCTTCGCCATCGGCAGCCATCTCGCGGCACCCGGCGGCGGAACGGACAACATCAAGCTGCCGGCCCTGCCCGATGCGGCGCGGCTGGAGTCGGAGATTGACGGCTTCGACGAGAAGCTGCCGGCCCTGAAGACGTTCA
The DNA window shown above is from Planctomycetota bacterium and carries:
- a CDS encoding PQQ-binding-like beta-propeller repeat protein, which gives rise to MVLTGDHEIDFVRREVRASPTTPATFGRRMEILYSWCRLLQRLGHDGSVLEPLHESHLRGGKTGNPAVLAAVDKGFAILEDLASRGEVVREIKGQASASGVDESDWPHFHNDAGQTGVTSASGPTDGGVAWRAAAGLRWKAAPVAKDGRVYVASPGMRHHAICFDLDTGDEVWRARRPMTEDDSPIMHPYGKPAAASTPILLDDEVLVREIGSGGPAAHKHLLGFSREDGSFLRRIDVGHVDYRLGTAVAVGNEDVFVTLAGTQHIQHRPPLTRPMERVEAWNATSGERRWSTFVGSIDTEPLLLIEQRLVIAATRDGELLGIELADGSTRWRHRLRAAANQPSHCGEGIVVGSNDGCVSLVSNDGETRWTVSVCPPEPHASLLFSKPHVEGDTVLVGSSGPGLAGALFAIDLASGTTRWQQKTEGWLRSRPFVVGGVVVCVDWNGVGYGFDLVTGKELWRKQISTHAILADLAAGEDLVAAVSSDLRLHVFDATTGQVRFVKQLIAGVTADVGRGVEFVPSDSFGGGGYYQSGPTVRDGRVYLGGPDACLKSYDAASGKLCWRFEVGSAISSHPHVTSVDDRAVVLFGQQGGDDTFFALDAETGDEIWRQTVGWCWSSPNVAGDVVLVPTVDGDIFGLDLRTGFARWRFRTGAACHPMPPTDGEVAYFGSWNGLTYALNVTDGSLIWKNGTDGAPDSGAPVLDGGELTLTNMGSTLIALDAATGVLKWRRAVAKGRRLNSTPAVTKDRIWISDGVWPSASGLAAETHCLERRTGRLLWSTDGGALTSPIVDGEGRMVVASTADCFVRCVDSEGNVVWRTRLGDTVDEAVPAIAGGRLFVAASDGWLYAIGGSVGRNPEESA
- a CDS encoding aldehyde dehydrogenase family protein codes for the protein MTATHYQHVINGQAVESAERIERHNPATGQLVSTYANGTKQHVEQAIAAAREAFDDGPWSHATGAERQALLSKVAAFIRRDADELARHESAESGKPISQARNEMEWSAGIWDYAAALCRHLHGETTNTLGESMLGLTLREPIGVCGLVTPWNFPLLIISQKLPFALAAGCTAVLKPSELTSATTLGLAAILKEAGLPDGVCNVVTGYGDPVGQTLAEHDDVDFVSFTGSTAVGQKVAAVAAGNLKKVALELGGKNPQLVFDDADLDAAADAVLHGAFFNMGECCNAGSRVVVHESVADDLVRRVVDAAKLVKVGDPSDEATQVGAIINDKQRDRIVTAVEAAEKDGAVVAFRGDAPGHGNFLPLVVLDHVTPDMDVASFEVFGPVLVVLRVKTEDEAVRVANGTSYGLSASVWTENNDRALRVMRRLRAGTVWVNTFLAGAPELPFGGYKMSGLGRELGPHSVLEYTETKTAAIRLGSYSKQWS
- a CDS encoding CoA transferase, which translates into the protein MTPTNDLPLSDLRVIDFSHVYQGPVATQLLADYGADVIKVERPGSGDWSRAWGPFVKGVSLPFANLNRNKRSLTVDMKQPDGMSVILELIDRADVLVHNFRGGVMEKLGLGYEDLSERNPQLIYAASSGWGDSGPYVDRKRGGHDMMARAEAGWFIDQGQGKPPIPGGISVDYPAGLNLLIGILTALHGRDRTGRGQRVTTDLLSVAMHAHAWEAAVELNEDKIDEPARVGGTERAINKAFLTSDGAIEVSPVFSDNALRDISQALGFDDLSERDEFATEDRQIENSGKLNELLAERFRTRTTDEWIAELEPKGVLCARVNDFKTAANDPQVRHNGMVVGLDHPRAGRLDVLGTPIRLHDTPPTHDGPPPDLGADSRVILEELGFDAVRIDDLQHRNIIGGSA
- a CDS encoding enoyl-CoA hydratase/isomerase family protein; the protein is MADATTIQLRRDGDTAEVSLVPPTGKPPTLDGSVLDALDEALGDVERTTPRLVVVRSAVDRYFCVGANIDALRTLDAETIGPWVRKGHDVFRRLERLPVPTIARVCGHAVGGGLELALSCDLIFCDTSARLGLTEASLGFVPGWGGTRRLPDRVGAATAKRLFFVADVLDGQAAKDVGLVDALHESPTSLDAAIAGYARRVCEMNAASLATMKAILNDASEAAHEANRKAEAHHSAACARDPDAAARLSAFLAKRSRNK
- a CDS encoding GntR family transcriptional regulator, which encodes MRESAGDLLDVLRLQIVTGALQPQDRLREIAHAKSLKSSRAKIRDVFARLEHEGLVEARPNAGVRVANPPSAFKRRTLVAVRRTLETSALEQAFAEGIDPLRGALSDGLPEYRRACRKGDLSEVVRLDMSFHRTIVASADDGALLDHWLPTMSQMLLRYSRHHALVESYDEHAEIVRRIGKGDRVSAVRSLRQHIV
- a CDS encoding PPK2 family polyphosphate kinase, producing the protein MPFKPVEPFRVPVATKPGVPDRAFKLNLATDARDAKLDKAAAKAKTKEHVEELRELQNVFYADGSKSLLVLLQAIDAGGKDSTIRRCFGNLNPQGVRVWSFKQPTDLEKSHDFLWRHHERCPAGGMISIHNRSHYEAVLVERVKGLVPETVWSKRYEQIVHFESMLAAEGTIVLKIFLNLSPDEQADRFQDRLNDPTKWWKFSASDLDERERWHDYQAAFSDAVSATSTEAAPWFAIPADQKWYRDYLVTGLVRDTLRSARSQYPSPAEGLAEEVEGFRTRLAKPLEA
- a CDS encoding cob(I)yrinic acid a,c-diamide adenosyltransferase, with the protein product MKLYTRTGDDGTTGLIGGGRVGKDDLRLDAYGTVDELNALLGLAASTGGDLPLIAQVQSDLFAIGSHLAAPGGGTDNIKLPALPDAARLESEIDGFDEKLPALKTFILPGGSELASRLHVARCVCRRAERACVALARHDAVAGVPDEVVTYLNRLSDWLFARARLANHDAGVADVPWTP